A genomic segment from uncultured Erythrobacter sp. encodes:
- a CDS encoding TonB-dependent receptor, giving the protein MQRFHKASLLAGTIMAGAVFAAPAYAQTETVSGSAEETTESTAIVVTGSRIQRTDLQSTNPVAVVSSEEFRLTGAVNVEQVLNTLPQVLPGVTGFSNNPGNGNVTLNLRNLGATRTLVLVNGRRWMLADTNQLVDANTIPQFLLSNVEVLTGGASAIYGTDAVSGVVNFNLREIEGLELNGTYSLTGEGDGARYQFNAAIGSAFDDGRGAVTLYSSYSRRDPVFQGAREFSRRAAADGCIAPGSADAQGIGRPFSGGIAAANCATRGGELGYLPGGSPTGPIATFVAPAGTFIFNPTGGGSRTFQDPADLYNFAPDNYLQLGQERYLGGAYGRYEFTDGIEAYAEVSFVRNEVPTQLAPTPAGVSAPLFVNSPFFNDQTRAVLNTNPANAALGPNYRDTQVSFRFNQLSGRISNFDRDAFRVLGGVRGDITDSLRFDAYYNYSRTTNTVLQRGNISRSRYINALTVEFVPGSTTELRCQSAAARSAGCVPVNPFGLSLASQGAIDYISVNATNVTTSELINGVASINGELFSLGLGAEDVAFAAGVEYRKVRAEFIPDEFLSSGDVLGFNAGQPTAGSYDVREVFGEVRVPILEDSIIHRLELNGAFRYSDYSLPAIAGTFTYNLGGDLAPFEGLRFRGTYARAVRAPNTQDLFGGASTGFPGAIDPCSDRGPVAQQTAELRAFCIQSGVPAANVFQRSVQPAAQIQANFGGNPNVLEETSDTWTVGAVIQPTFIPRLNVTVDYFNIVIDGTIGVLGGGFANSIDFCFNTIRDPADQLCQPFFGTRNPVNGALGETAGGRNPLIGSANVGRLETSGIDFQVDYSVPLFGGDLSFFYLGTWLDKLRNTPLLLVPERVNINEGTFGAPEYRHNVRVSYSGGPLTASVRWRYEGSTQDFRINNTFTGTTRTGLDPALIPTPYIDAYNYIDLALSADISETLQINAGVNNLFDKQPPILGTAQEQANTLPSFFDVLGRDFFVGVNFRF; this is encoded by the coding sequence ATGCAACGCTTCCACAAGGCATCGCTGCTCGCCGGGACGATCATGGCTGGCGCCGTGTTCGCCGCACCGGCCTACGCTCAGACCGAGACTGTTTCGGGCTCGGCTGAAGAAACAACCGAATCCACCGCCATTGTCGTGACCGGTTCGCGCATTCAGCGCACCGATCTCCAGTCGACCAACCCGGTCGCCGTGGTTTCGTCTGAAGAATTCCGCCTGACCGGCGCCGTCAACGTTGAGCAGGTGCTCAACACCCTGCCGCAGGTCCTTCCCGGCGTCACGGGCTTCTCGAACAACCCGGGCAACGGTAACGTCACCCTGAACCTGCGCAACCTTGGCGCCACCCGCACCCTGGTGCTGGTTAACGGCCGCCGCTGGATGTTGGCTGACACCAACCAGCTGGTTGATGCCAACACCATTCCGCAGTTCCTGCTCAGCAACGTCGAAGTTCTGACCGGCGGCGCTTCGGCGATTTACGGTACCGACGCTGTTTCGGGTGTTGTGAACTTCAACCTGCGTGAAATCGAAGGCCTCGAGCTGAACGGCACTTACTCGCTGACTGGCGAGGGTGACGGCGCGCGTTACCAGTTCAATGCCGCAATCGGTTCGGCGTTCGACGATGGCCGCGGTGCGGTGACCCTGTACAGCTCGTACAGCCGTCGTGACCCGGTCTTCCAGGGCGCGCGAGAGTTCTCGCGTCGTGCGGCTGCTGACGGTTGTATCGCTCCCGGCAGCGCCGATGCGCAGGGCATTGGTCGTCCGTTCTCGGGCGGTATTGCGGCGGCTAACTGTGCGACTCGCGGTGGTGAGCTTGGCTACCTGCCCGGCGGTTCGCCGACCGGCCCGATCGCAACCTTCGTGGCGCCGGCTGGCACCTTCATCTTCAACCCCACTGGTGGCGGCTCGCGCACGTTCCAGGATCCGGCTGATCTCTACAACTTCGCTCCCGACAACTACCTCCAGCTCGGCCAGGAACGTTACCTTGGTGGTGCCTATGGTCGTTACGAGTTCACGGACGGGATCGAAGCTTACGCCGAAGTCAGCTTCGTTCGTAACGAAGTCCCGACCCAGCTCGCGCCCACCCCGGCTGGTGTCAGCGCTCCGCTGTTCGTTAACAGCCCGTTCTTCAACGACCAGACCCGCGCCGTTCTCAACACGAACCCGGCCAACGCGGCGCTCGGTCCCAACTATCGCGACACGCAGGTGAGCTTCCGCTTCAACCAGCTGTCGGGTCGTATCTCGAACTTTGACCGTGATGCCTTCCGCGTCCTCGGCGGTGTTCGCGGCGACATCACCGACAGCCTGCGGTTCGACGCGTACTACAACTACTCGCGCACCACGAACACCGTGCTTCAGCGCGGCAACATCTCGCGCAGCCGTTATATCAACGCGCTGACCGTTGAGTTCGTGCCGGGCAGCACCACCGAACTGCGTTGCCAGAGCGCGGCAGCTCGCAGTGCCGGGTGTGTTCCGGTCAACCCGTTCGGTCTCAGTCTCGCGAGCCAGGGTGCGATTGACTACATCTCGGTCAACGCCACCAACGTGACCACTTCGGAACTGATCAACGGCGTTGCTTCGATCAACGGCGAACTGTTCAGCCTTGGCCTGGGCGCTGAAGATGTGGCTTTCGCGGCTGGTGTGGAATACCGTAAGGTTCGCGCTGAGTTCATTCCTGACGAATTCCTGTCGTCAGGCGACGTGCTCGGGTTCAACGCCGGCCAGCCGACCGCTGGTTCGTATGATGTGCGCGAAGTGTTCGGCGAAGTTCGTGTGCCGATCCTCGAAGACAGCATCATCCACCGTCTCGAACTCAACGGCGCGTTCCGTTACTCGGACTACTCGCTCCCGGCCATCGCAGGTACTTTCACCTACAACCTGGGTGGGGATCTCGCTCCCTTCGAAGGCCTGCGTTTCCGCGGCACCTACGCTCGTGCGGTGCGCGCGCCGAACACGCAGGATCTGTTCGGCGGTGCTTCGACCGGCTTCCCCGGTGCGATCGACCCCTGCTCGGATCGTGGACCGGTGGCTCAGCAGACCGCTGAACTCCGGGCCTTCTGCATCCAGTCGGGCGTGCCCGCAGCGAACGTGTTCCAGCGTAGCGTCCAGCCGGCAGCGCAGATCCAGGCGAACTTCGGTGGCAACCCGAACGTGCTTGAGGAAACGTCGGACACCTGGACGGTTGGTGCGGTGATCCAGCCGACCTTCATTCCGCGTCTGAACGTGACTGTCGACTACTTCAACATCGTGATCGACGGCACCATCGGCGTTCTTGGTGGCGGTTTCGCCAACTCGATCGACTTCTGCTTCAACACCATCCGCGACCCCGCCGATCAGCTTTGCCAGCCGTTCTTCGGGACCCGCAACCCCGTCAACGGGGCGCTGGGTGAAACCGCCGGCGGTCGCAACCCGCTGATCGGTTCGGCCAACGTCGGGCGTCTGGAAACCTCGGGTATCGACTTCCAGGTCGATTACTCGGTTCCGCTGTTCGGTGGTGATCTGTCGTTCTTCTACCTCGGCACCTGGCTCGACAAGCTGCGCAACACCCCGCTGCTTCTCGTCCCGGAGCGCGTGAACATCAACGAAGGTACCTTCGGTGCACCCGAGTATCGTCACAATGTTCGCGTGAGCTACTCGGGCGGCCCGCTCACCGCGTCGGTGCGCTGGCGCTACGAAGGCAGCACGCAGGACTTCCGGATCAATAACACCTTCACGGGCACCACCCGTACCGGTCTTGATCCTGCGCTGATCCCGACTCCGTACATCGATGCGTACAACTACATCGACCTCGCTCTGAGCGCCGATATCAGCGAAACGCTGCAGATCAACGCGGGCGTGAACAACCTGTTCGATAAGCAGCCGCCGATCCTCGGCACTGCGCAGGAACAGGCCAACACTCTGCCGAGCTTCTTCGATGTTCTCGGCCGCGACTTCTTCGTGGGTGTGAACTTCCGCTTCTGA
- a CDS encoding prolyl oligopeptidase family serine peptidase, giving the protein MKLVKATFAAALIGASALGLVTAMPAPTQAQGAVPVDVWALRDVVNAVQISPDGKHLLVHKVEGRETDYILEIYSTDDLSKPLRRLNADPMEIIAAQWVSNDVIFGTAWQVNRKTVKGPEEDVRDYKTYSYSLESNKFTSVDGNFGIVSLLPKEPDHVLVSTGATVGDGTGVDPLAAFRPRSYYKFNLKTGARQLVLRGGGKFPVVDRWDSDGNPRFTQVQDRDSGTVASYYRLPGDSEWKKFQEFDLNDPKNLYRILGGFQGIAGFDPDNPNIGYLIDNQEGEDKAALYEFDFTTGKVGKKLFQAEDADVMDIQLHSIPGNDKLVAARYSGRTLERHWFDEEEKALYEALEKQIPNAYQINIASRSIDGKSMIVTNRGPHDPGSFWLVKDGKLAKLGSRNPLINPDQLADVEYIRYKARDGRVIPAYVTKPKGTGPFPLIVLPHGGPQVNEIITYDEWGQLLANAGYMVLQPQYRMSVGWGQDHFDSAYGEHGGKMQDDKDDGALYLVEQGLVDPNRMAMFGWSYGGYAALVAASRDPQIYQCVIAGAAVADAEKQYFGRRDPDLKALDEWSRRRGTIGVNPINEVDKVNIPVLMVHGEDDRRVLYYHLVDYKKKFEAAGKTGEFITLEGADHFYNTLMYTHQQQFYTKMLDYLANDCGPGGL; this is encoded by the coding sequence ATGAAACTCGTCAAAGCCACATTTGCCGCCGCCCTGATCGGCGCTTCTGCTCTTGGTCTCGTCACCGCCATGCCTGCTCCCACGCAGGCGCAAGGCGCAGTCCCCGTAGATGTCTGGGCGCTTCGCGATGTCGTAAATGCCGTGCAGATTTCGCCCGATGGCAAGCACCTGCTTGTTCATAAGGTGGAAGGTCGCGAAACCGACTATATCCTCGAAATCTATAGCACCGATGATCTGTCAAAGCCGCTGCGCCGCCTCAACGCCGATCCGATGGAAATCATCGCGGCACAGTGGGTCAGCAATGATGTCATTTTCGGCACCGCGTGGCAGGTCAACCGCAAGACGGTGAAGGGCCCTGAAGAGGACGTCCGCGACTACAAGACTTACTCCTACAGTCTTGAATCCAATAAGTTTACCAGTGTCGATGGTAACTTCGGCATCGTCAGCCTGCTACCCAAAGAGCCGGACCACGTTCTGGTTAGTACCGGAGCTACGGTTGGTGACGGCACCGGGGTCGATCCCTTGGCCGCGTTCCGCCCACGTTCTTACTACAAGTTCAACCTTAAGACCGGCGCCCGCCAGCTGGTGCTGCGCGGCGGGGGCAAGTTCCCGGTGGTTGACCGCTGGGACAGTGATGGCAACCCTCGCTTCACACAGGTGCAGGATCGCGATTCCGGGACGGTGGCGTCCTATTATCGCTTGCCGGGTGATAGTGAGTGGAAGAAGTTTCAGGAATTCGATCTCAACGATCCCAAAAACCTCTACCGCATTCTTGGCGGGTTCCAGGGGATTGCTGGCTTTGATCCGGACAACCCGAACATCGGCTACTTGATCGACAACCAAGAGGGCGAAGACAAGGCCGCGCTTTACGAATTCGACTTCACCACGGGCAAGGTCGGCAAGAAGCTGTTCCAAGCTGAAGATGCCGACGTGATGGATATCCAGCTTCACTCGATCCCGGGTAACGACAAGCTGGTGGCTGCTCGCTATTCGGGCCGGACATTGGAACGCCACTGGTTTGATGAAGAGGAAAAGGCTCTTTACGAGGCGTTGGAAAAGCAGATCCCCAACGCCTACCAGATCAATATTGCGAGCCGGTCGATTGATGGCAAATCGATGATTGTCACCAACCGCGGCCCGCACGATCCGGGTTCATTCTGGCTGGTCAAGGATGGGAAGCTGGCCAAGCTGGGGAGCCGTAATCCGCTTATAAACCCGGACCAATTGGCGGATGTTGAGTATATTCGTTACAAGGCGCGCGATGGCAGGGTGATCCCGGCTTATGTCACCAAGCCCAAGGGCACCGGCCCCTTCCCGCTGATCGTTCTGCCGCACGGCGGCCCGCAGGTGAACGAAATCATCACCTATGACGAGTGGGGCCAGCTGCTGGCCAATGCCGGTTACATGGTGCTTCAGCCGCAATACCGAATGTCTGTTGGCTGGGGCCAGGATCACTTCGATTCTGCCTATGGCGAACATGGCGGCAAGATGCAGGACGACAAGGATGACGGGGCGCTTTACCTTGTTGAACAAGGCTTGGTTGATCCCAACCGGATGGCGATGTTTGGATGGTCTTACGGCGGCTATGCTGCGCTTGTTGCGGCCAGTCGCGATCCGCAGATTTACCAGTGTGTGATTGCAGGGGCGGCGGTGGCCGACGCTGAAAAGCAGTATTTCGGCCGTCGCGATCCCGATCTCAAGGCGCTGGATGAATGGTCAAGACGGCGCGGCACTATCGGGGTCAATCCGATCAATGAAGTCGACAAGGTCAATATCCCGGTGCTGATGGTCCACGGTGAGGATGATCGCCGCGTGCTGTATTACCATCTGGTCGACTATAAGAAAAAGTTCGAGGCTGCCGGCAAGACTGGCGAATTTATAACCCTCGAAGGTGCCGACCACTTTTACAATACGCTGATGTATACCCACCAGCAGCAGTTCTACACGAAGATGCTAGATTACCTCGCGAACGATTGCGGGCCGGGCGGCTTGTAA